A DNA window from Impatiens glandulifera chromosome 7, dImpGla2.1, whole genome shotgun sequence contains the following coding sequences:
- the LOC124910067 gene encoding serine/threonine-protein kinase STY46-like — protein MNPFSRNKKNSGGGGSITPARKSPPFERGGCCRGFPDCLVIGSIISYGKTRTNQPPSTSKFDLKVEELEKEVQKQRELKTVYKARLARAQEYMKYYLQVAKENGFLQLILPATGSSIKHEDVVDNHDQNHNIIVNRQTETVIYRDLESVIRLAKANGWHIDPSEIELHSKVARGSTSDIYKGTWRGIEVAVKWINSDFFYSNEELEDGIGFFAQEVEILSRQRHQNVLQLMGACLDPPNHAWIVTDFLPMALQEWLHGLDDDRSRKSKKKERTSPLPPLHERLVKALEISKAMQYLHGQKPVKVIHRDLKPSNIFLDHGMHVRVADFGHARFLGDNEKALTGETGTYVYMAPEVIKCEPYDEKCDVYSFGIILNELVTGQHPYIETDYSPSKIALQVSEGTLRPTLPENEDQELIELIRMSWDNASTKRPAFSTITITLTTIIEKQMVTK, from the exons ATGAACCCTTTCTCGAGAAATAAGAAGAACAGTGGCGGCGGCGGCAGCATTACTCCTGCCCGGAAGTCTCCACCGTTCGAAAGGGGAGGATGCTGCCGGGGATTTCCTGACTGTCTGGTCATCGGTTCCATCATTTCTTATGGAAAAACCAGAACAAACCAACCTCCTTCTACCTCCAAATTTGATCTCAAG gtGGAAGAATTGGAGAAAGAAGTTCAAAAACAGAGAGAATTGAAGACTGTTTACAAGGCGAGGTTAGCCAGGGCACAAGAGTACATGAAATATTATCTTCAAGTGGCTAAAGAGAATGGTTTTTTACAACTTATCCTTCCAGCCACCGGAAGCAGCATTAAACATGAAGATGTTGTTGATAATCATGATCAAAATCACAATATTATTGTCAACAGACAAACAGAGACAGTTATCTATCGCGATCTTGAATCTGTGATTCGACTAGCGAAAGCTAATGGATGGCACATCGACCCTAGTGAG ATTGAGCTTCATAGTAAAGTGGCAAGAGGAAGCACATCAGACATATACAAAGGGACATGGAGAGGAATAGAGGTAGCAGTTAAGTGGATAAACTCGGATTTCTTCTACTCAAATGAGGAATTAGAAGATGGAATTGGCTTCTTTGCTCAAGAAGTTGAAATTCTTTCGAGACAACGCCATCAAAATGTGCTCCAACTCATGGGTGCGTGTCTTGATCCTCCTAACCACGCTTGGATCGTGACTGATTTCCTCCCCATGGCTCTACAAGAATGGCTGCATGGGCTCGACGATGATAGGAGCCGAAAGAGCAAGAAAAAGGAGAGGACCTCTCCACTTCCGCCTCTTCACGAAAGGCTAGTTAAGGCTCTAGAGATTTCAAAGGCAATGCAATATCTTCATGGGCAAAAGCCGGTTAAGGTTATTCATCGTGATTTGAAGCCGAGCAATATTTTTCTAGACCATGGCATGCACGTGAGAGTAGCTGATTTTGGCCATGCACGTTTCTTGGGTGATAATGAGAAAGCCCTCACCGGAGAAACGG GAACCTACGTATATATGGCACCGGAGGTGATCAAGTGTGAGCCTTATGATGAAAAATGCGACGTTTATAGTTTTGGCATCATACTTAATGAACTCGTTACGGGTCAACATCCTTACATAGAAACTGATTATAGTCCTTCCAAg ATAGCTTTACAAGTTTCGGAGGGGACACTAAGGCCTACACTTCCAGAAAACGAAGACCAAGAACTCATTGAGCTCATTCGCATGTCGTGGGACAATGCTTCTACAAAGAGGCCCGCTTTTTCGACAATCACGATCACCTTAACAACCATAATAGAGAAACAAATGGTTACTAAATAA
- the LOC124946164 gene encoding thermospermine synthase ACAULIS5 — translation MGTEAIKMIYPPNGLMIVPNRHEFEMRSSMEEDDQKGSWFEEEIDVDLKWSFAVNRVLYKGTSEYQDIVLLDTKRFGKVLVLDGKMQSAEVDEFIYHECLIHPALLSHPKAKKVFIMGGGEGSAAREVLKHNTVEKVVMCDIDQEVVDFCRKHLTANHQAFSSNRLHLVINDAKAELEERKDKYDIIVGDLADPVEGGPCYQLYSKSFYAQILKSNLAHDGIFVTQAGPAGIFTHTEVFSSIHNTLKQVFKYVVAYTAHVPSFADTWGWVMASDEPIIIDAGEIDKRIEERMEGELLYLNGASLLSATILNKSVSLTLEKETHVYTEEDARFIPGHGVATRGSSILNL, via the exons ATGGGTACTGAAGCTATTAAGATGATTTATCCTCCTAATGGTTTAATGATAGTTCCAAACCGTCATGAATTTGAGATGAGATCATCAATGGAGGAAGATGATCAGAAGGGATCATGGTTCGAGGAAGAGATAGATGTTGATCTCAAATGGTCCTTTGCTGTTAACAG agTGCTTTACAAAGGGACAAGTGAATACCAGGACATCGTCCTCTTGGACACAAAGCGTTTTGGAAag GTGTTAGTACTTGATGGAAAGATGCAAAGTGCAGAAGTGGATGAGTTCATTTATCATGAATGTTTGATTCATCCTGCCCTCCTATCTCATCCCAA GGCAAAGAAGGTGTTCATAATGGGCGGAGGGGAAGGATCTGCCGCCAGGGAAGTGCTCAAGCACAACACGGTTGAGAAGGTGGTCATGTGTGACATCGATCag GAGGTAGTTGATTTCTGCCGCAAACATTTGACAGCAAACCACCAGGCCTTCTCCAGCAACAGGCTTCATTTGGTTATCAATGATGCAAA GGCTGAGCTGGAGGAGAGGAAGGATAAATATGACATAATAGTGGGAGACTTAGCTGACCCAGTTGAAGGAGGGCCTTGTTATCAGCTTTACTCAAAATCCTTCTATGCCCAAATCCTCAAATCCAACCTCGCCCATGATGGTATCTTTGTTACTCAG GCTGGACCAGCAGGAATCTTCACCCACACAGAGGTCTTTTCATCTATTCATAACACACTTAAACAGGTCTTCAAAT ATGTGGTTGCCTACACAGCTCATGTTCCATCATTTGCAGACACATGGGGATGGGTTATG GCTTCGGACGAGCCAATCATTATAGATGCAGGAGAGATAGACAAGAGAATTGAGGAGAGGATGGAAGGAGAACTCTTGTATCTCAATGGAGCATCTCTCCTTTCAGCCACCATTCTTAACAAGAGTGTCTCCTTGAC TCTGGAGAAAGAAACTCATGTCTACACAGAAGAAGATGCAAGATTCATTCCTGGCCATGGCGTTGCTACACGCGGCTCATCCATTCTAAATTTatag
- the LOC124946005 gene encoding protein BIG GRAIN 1-like A encodes MDNWEQSLPSYKTRRNPQNISFSSTLLDEIYRSIDGADEFKLHRSRPSTERSKNGVTSLKPNKPSKTVKEEEEINVHSFRREKLKVPPCRRRSLPELYRASREIDFDPVPFSSSSSSSDSSSGGLSSSDVEFIGVAKSRVSRVSCFTVLRPKSVKTVVPSKTEKPAKVSDYQSDGGHRPFDDTDGLIKSKLRALKIYNNVKKSKQQPTSPGSGRLTNFLNSLFSNNGGNPKKTKNQNIVSAETTQPSSTCSSTASYYRSCLINKEKTNGEKKTKVRFDTVNVIVNRDDADLDDESDSSSDLFELDHLAMDKYGEELPVYETTHVHLGLNRINVR; translated from the coding sequence ATGGATAATTGGGAGCAATCGCTTCCAAGCTACAAAACCAGAAGAAATCCACAAAACATATCATTTTCCTCCACCCTTCTCGATGAAATTTACCGATCAATTGACGGCGCCGACGAATTTAAGCTTCACAGAAGCAGACCATCAACTGAAAGGAGCAAAAATGGAGTTACCTCACTTAAGCCCAACAAACCCAGCAAGACcgttaaagaagaagaagaaatcaatGTTCATAGTTTCCGCCGGGAGAAACTAAAGGTGCCGCCTTGCCGGCGTCGTTCACTACCGGAGTTATACAGAGCATCCCGTGAAATCGATTTTGACCCTGTACCATTCAGTTCATCTTCAAGCTCATCTGATTCAAGCTCCGGCGGACTTTCCTCATCCGACGTTGAATTCATCGGCGTCGCCAAATCTCGCGTTTCTCGCGTTTCCTGTTTCACAGTCTTAAGGCCAAAGTCAGTTAAGACTGTTGTCCCATCGAAAACAGAGAAACCGGCGAAGGTTTCCGATTATCAATCCGACGGTGGCCACCGTCCCTTCGATGATACTGATGGTttgataaaatcaaaattaagggCATTAAAGATTTACAACAATGTGAAGAAATCAAAGCAGCAACCCACATCCCCTGGTAGCGGTCGTCTTACAAATTTTCTAAACTCTCTGTTTTCCAACAATGGTGGAAATCCAAAGAAGACGAAGAATCAAAACATCGTCAGTGCAGAAACAACTCAACCCTCTTCAACATGTTCTTCGACAGCATCTTATTACAGGTCGTGTTTGATTAACAAGGAGAAAACTAATGGTGAGAAGAAGACGAAAGTCCGGTTCGATACTGTGAATGTGATTGTGAACCGGGATGATGCTGACTTGGACGATGAGAGTGATTCGAGTTCTGATTTGTTCGAGCTTGATCATTTGGCTATGGATAAATATGGAGAAGAACTGCCCGTTTATGAAACAACTCATGTTCATCTTGGTCTAAATCGAATTAATGTTCGTTAA
- the LOC124944570 gene encoding protein LOW PHOTOSYNTHETIC EFFICIENCY 1, chloroplastic-like, which produces MQALSIWPSTDTFWVVSQVSLYQNPILRRSRWAFDGSFCHFGKCGLMLASSTSAMNIKWQTYFHKHDYPFSRCTNFRLHPRASVALELTPEQHSMTGEFVHDSSNSTDQLDKKSSKQEESGGVKTNGKVDVRLLARSLESAKTVEDVEAILKDKGDLPLQVYSSMIRGFGKEKMLDPALAIVRWLNKRSRESSEGLLFRPNLFIYNSLLGAVKQSEKFEQVEKVMKDMSKEGIQPNVVTYNTLMGIYLEQGREFEALNLFQEIETDGLSPSPASYSTALLAYRRLEDGFGALDLYMDIKAKYLNGSLAKDENWEVEFSKLENFTVRICYQVIRQWLVKNENLSRNVMKLLVEMDQAGLQTSQREYERLVWACTREEHYIVVKELYRRIRCGESEISLSVCNHVIWLMGKAKKWWAALEVYEDLLDKGPKPNNMSYELVVSHFNILLSAARRRGIWRWGISLLNKMVDKGLKPGSREWNAVLIACSKASETSAAVQIFNRMVENGDKPTIISYGALLSALEKGKLYDEAYEVWQHMIKVGMEPNLYAYTIMASIYTAQGKFNIVESIIREMISSGIEPTVVTFNAIISGCAHNNMGASAYEWFQRMKAQNISPNEVTYEMLILALAIDGKPRLAYEEYLRAQNEGLVLSSKAYDAIIQSSIEYGASIDLTILGPRPVEISKSHSSKASHGGNLHLQTDGNL; this is translated from the coding sequence atgcaAGCTCTGAGTATCTGGCCTTCAACCGATACTTTCTGGGTTGTATCCCAAGTGAGCTTATatcaaaatccaattttgaGAAGATCTAGATGGGCTTTTGATGGTTCGTTTTGTCATTTTGGGAAGTGTGGTCTTATGTTGGCATCATCAACTAGTGCCATGAATATTAAGTGGCAGACTTATTTCCATAAACATGACTATCCATTCTCTAGATGCACAAACTTTAGATTGCATCCTAGAGCATCTGTTGCTTTGGAGTTGACACCAGAACAACATTCTATGACAGGTGAATTTGTTCATGATAGTTCAAATTCAACTGATCAATTAGATAAGAAGAGTAGCAAACAAGAAGAAAGTGGCGGTGTTAAGACCAATGGGAAAGTTGACGTACGTTTGCTTGCTAGAAGCTTAGAGTCTGCTAAAACAGTAGAAGATGTAGAAGCCATCCTAAAGGATAAAGGAGACCTCCCTCTCCAAGTATATTCTTCTATGATCAGAGGTTTTGGCAAGGAAAAGATGCTAGATCCTGCATTGGCTATTGTTCGCTGGCTAAATAAAAGGTCGAGGGAATCCTCCGAGGGTTTATTATTTAGGCCTAATCTCTTTATATACAATAGCCTTTTGGGAGCAGTGAAACAGTCTGAAAAATTTGAACAAGTGGAGAAAGTCATGAAAGATATGTCCAAGGAAGGTATACAACCTAATGTGGTAACCTACAACACTTTGATGGGAATCTATTTAGAGCAGGGGAGAGAATTTGAAGCTCTTAATCTTTTTCAAGAGATAGAAACAGACGGTTTGTCTCCGTCTCCTGCATCTTATTCCACAGCTTTGTTAGCTTACAGAAGGCTAGAAGATGGGTTCGGGGCTCTGGATCTTTATATGGACATTAAGGCTAAATACCTTAATGGCAGTTTAGCAAAAGATGAAAACTGGGAAGTTGAGTTCTCAAAGCTTGAGAATTTCACAGTAAGAATTTGCTACCAAGTAATTCGGCAGTGGCTTGTGAAGAACGAGAACTTGAGCAGAAATGTGATGAAACTTCTAGTGGAAATGGACCAGGCCGGGCTTCAGACAAGCCAGAGAGAATATGAGCGTCTCGTTTGGGCATGCACTCGTGAAGAGCATTATATTGTGGTAAAAGAACTTTATAGAAGGATAAGGTGTGGGGAATCTGAAATAAGCTTGTCTGTTTGCAACCATGTGATCTGGTTGATGGGTAAGGCAAAAAAATGGTGGGCTGCTCTAGAAGTTTACGAGGATTTATTGGACAAAGGTCCGAAACCGAATAATATGTCATACGAGCTTGTAGTTTCTCATTTCAATATACTATTGTCTGCAGCTAGGAGAAGAGGGATTTGGAGATGGGGAATTAGTTTACTGAACAAGATGGTGGATAAAGGATTGAAACCTGGAAGTAGGGAGTGGAATGCAGTTCTCATTGCATGTTCGAAGGCTTCAGAAACGTCGGCTGCAGTGCAGATATTCAATAGAATGGTGGAAAATGGTGATAAACCGACGATAATCTCGTATGGTGCATTGCTGAGCGCACTTGAGAAGGGGAAACTTTATGATGAAGCGTATGAAGTGTGGCAGCACATGATTAAAGTGGGAATGGAGCCAAATCTGTATGCTTATACAATTATGGCTTCAATATATACTGCTCAGGGAAAATTCAACATTGTGGAATCTATAATAAGGGAGATGATTTCATCTGGAATTGAACCAACTGTTGTCACGTTTAATGCCATTATAAGTGGATGTGCACATAATAATATGGGCGCTTCTGCTTATGAATGGTTTCAGAGAATGAAGGCTCAAAACATCTCCCCGAATGAGGTTACATATGAAATGCTCATTCTAGCTCTGGCAATAGATGGAAAACCACGGCTTGCGTATGAAGAGTACTTGAGGGCTCAAAACGAGGGTCTAGTTCTCTCTTCAAAGGCTTATGATGCAATCATTCAATCATCTATAGAATATGGTGCTTCCATTGATTTAACAATTCTTGGACCTAGGCCGGTGGAAATAAGTAAATCGCACTCTTCAAAAGCTTCACATGGGGGTAATTTACACTTGCAAACTGATGGAAACCTGTAA
- the LOC124946004 gene encoding solute carrier family 25 member 44-like: MVNLFSQSLKVAKMSLGAAEDDSASEIHLPADIDWEMLDKSRFFFLGAALFSGVSAALYPMVVLKTRQQVSLGQISCLKTAFSILRHEGPRGFYSGFGTSLMGTIPARALYMAALEVTKSSVGTLSVKIGFSETTSTTVANAAAGLSAAMAAQMVWTPIDVVSQRLMVQGGYKNPPVKEVQNTYRYKGGIDAFRKIIHSDGFRGLYRGFGISILTYAPCNAVWWASYSMTHRHIWGGIGCYCCTKDEINGGSKPDSRAVVVVQGVSASIASGFSALLTMPLDTIKTRLQVLEGGVEGNGRGSPSLGETVKNLVKEGGLRACYRGLGPRWASMSMSATTMITTYEFLKRLSAKSNQDCLCPS; the protein is encoded by the exons ATGGTTAACCTCTTCTCACAGTCACTG AAAGTGGCGAAGATGAGTCTAGGTGCGGCAGAGGACGATTCGGCATCGGAAATCCATCTTCCAGCCGATATTGATTGGGAGATGCTGGACAAATCCAGGTTCTTCTTCCTCGGTGCCGCCTTATTCTCTGGTGTATCAGCTGCTCTATACCCAATGGTTGTTCTCAAGACCCGTCAGCAGGTCTCTCTTGGCCAGATTTCATGTTTAAAGACCGCATTTTCTATCCTCAGGCACGAAGGACCAAGGGGATTCTACAGCGGTTTCGGGACTTCATTAATGGGTACAATCCCAGCCCGAGCACTGTACATGGCTGCCTTAGAAGTTACGAAAAGCAGTGTTGGAACCCTCTCTGTAAAGATAGGTTTCTCTGAGACTACTTCCACCACTGTTGCAAACGCTGCAGCTGGGTTGAGTGCAGCCATGGCTGCTCAAATGGTTTGGACACCGATTGATGTTGTGAGTCAAAGGTTAATGGTTCAAGGTGGGTATAAAAATCCACCTGTTAAAGAGGTTCAAAATACGTAtagatataaaggcggaattgatGCGTTTCGTAAGATTATACATTCTGATGGCTTTAGAGGACTATACAGAGGGTTTGGGATTTCCATTTTGACATATGCACCGTGTAATGCAGTTTGGTGGGCAAGTTACTCAATGACTCATAGGCATATATGGGGCGGTATTGGGTGTTATTGTTGCACGAAAGATGAAATAAATGGCGGGTCTAAACCAGATTCAAGGGCGGTTGTGGTAGTTCAGGGTGTTAGTGCTTCCATTGCTAGTGGATTCTCAGCTTTGCTGACAATGCCACTCGACACTATCAAGACGCGATTACAGGTTCTCGAAGGTGGTGTGGAAGGAAATGGACGTGGGTCGCCTAGTTTGGGCGAAACGGTGAAGAATTTGGTTAAAGAAGGCGGTCTCAGGGCTTGTTACAGAGGGCTTGGTCCTAGATGGGCTTCAATGTCCATGTCTGCAACAACCATGATTACTACTTATGAATTCCTCAAGAGGCTTTCTGCTAAGAGCAATCAAGACTGCTTATGCCCATCATAG